One window of Papaver somniferum cultivar HN1 chromosome 9, ASM357369v1, whole genome shotgun sequence genomic DNA carries:
- the LOC113314415 gene encoding thioredoxin reductase NTRC-like has product MAARIGLGPVTAHRAAMAPPSPSLSLYSFSSLHPTPNIIFFSRRKHVGLDQFRTHHRSFITLPPLRVSAAASVQEEASPASPDTYGGVENLVIIGSGPAGYTAGIYAARANLKPVVFEGYQVGGVPGGQLMTTTEVENFPGFPDGITGPDLMDKMRKQAERWGAVLFQEDVEFIDVKTRPFTIRSTDREVKSHSVIIATGATAKRLNLPREDEFWSRGISACAICDGASPLFKGQVLAVVGGGDTATEEALYLTKYARHVHLLVRRDQLRASKAMQDRVINNPNVTVHFNTETVDVVSNSKGQMSGVLIRNIDSGEESVLDVKGLFYGIGHTPNSELLAGQIELDSSGYVLVKEGTAETSVQGVFAAGDVQDHEWRQAITAAGTGCVAALSVERYLASNNLLIEFHQPKTEEVKKDPTDRDVQERFDISLTKHKGQYALRKLYHESPRLICVLYTSPTCGPCRTLKPILSKVIDEFDQNVHFVEIDIEEDQEVAEAAGIMGTPCVQFFKNKDMIRNVSGVKMKREYREFIEANK; this is encoded by the exons atGGCCGCGCGGATAGGACTCGGACCTGTAACAGCTCACCGAGCGGCCATGgctcctccttctccttctctttctctctattCCTTCTCATCTCTTCATCCCACTCctaacatcatcttcttcagtaGGAGAAAACATGTTGGACTGGACCAATTTCGAACTCACCACCGATCCTTTATTACTCTTCCTCCGCTTAGAGTTTCCGCAGCAGCATCTGTACAAGAAGAAGCATCTCCAGCCTCTCCTG ATACATATGGGGGTGTGGAAAATTTGGTAATTATAGGTTCTGGTCCAGCTGGATATACTGCTGGAATTTATGCAGCTCGTGCCAATTTAAAACCTGTTGTGTTTGAAGGGTATCAAGTTGGGGGTGTTCCTGGTGGACAGTTGATGACTACCACTGAAGTAGAGAATTTTCCCGGGTTTCCTGATGGAATTACTGGTCCAGATTTGATGGATAA GATGCGCAAACAAGCCGAGCGCTGGGGGGCTGTGCTTTTCCAAGAAGATGTGGAATTTATTGATGTGAAGACACGTCCGTTTACTATAAGGAGTACTGACCGTGAG GTCAAGAGCCACAGTGTTATTATAGCCACTGGCGCTACAGCTAAAAGGCTCAATTTACCTCGGGAAGATGAGTTTTGGAGTAGAGGAATCAGTGCTTGTGCAATATGTGATGGGGCGTCACCACTTTTCAAAGGGCAAGTTCTTGCTGTAGTTGGAGGAGGAGATACAGCTACAGAGGAAGCATTGTATCTAACGAAATATGCTCGGCATGTGCATTTACTCGTACGTAGAGACCAGTTGCGGGCATCAAAAGCAATGCAAGATAG AGTTATCAACAATCCAAATGTTACAGTGCACTTCAATACAGAGACAGTGGACGTTGTCAGCAACAGCAAAGGGCAGATGTCTGGTGTCTTAATTAGAAATATTGATTCTGGGGAGGAATCAGTACTTGATGTAAAGGGCTTATTTTATGGTATAGGCCATACTCCAAACAGCGAGTTGTTGGCGGGCCAAATTGAACTTGATAGTTCAGGCTATGTGTTAGTCAAGGAGGGGACTGCAGAAACTTCTGTCCAAGGTGTATTTGCAGCTGGAGATGTACAG GATCATGAATGGAGGCAAGCCATAACTGCAGCTGGAACAGGATGTGTAGCTGCTTTATCTGTTGAGAGATATCTTGCAAGCAATAATCTCCTTATTGAGTTTCACCAG CCCAAAACTGAAGAGGTTAAGAAAGACCCCACTGACAGGGATGTGCAGGAGCGGTTTGACATCTCCCTTACAAAGCACAAGGGCCAG TACGCACTACGGAAGTTGTATCACGAAAGTCCAAGGCTCATATGTGTGTTGTATACTTCGCCAACATGTGGTCCATGTAGGACCTTGAAGCCAATTTTAAGCAAG GTGATAGATGAGTTTGATCAGAATGTTCATTTTGTTGAAATTGATATTGAGGAAGATCAAGAGGTAGCAGAGGCAGCAGGGATTATGGGCACACCGTGTGTACAATTTTTCAAAAATAAGGATATGATCAG GAATGTATCAGGTGTGAAAATGAAAAGAGAGTACAGAGAATTCATTGAGGCTAACAAATAA